The Acidobacteriota bacterium nucleotide sequence CCACCCCTCACGTCATCGGCCTGGTTCTGGGTCAAGGTGACCAACGGCTGCGGGTACACGTTTTCGAGCGCGGCCCGGGTGACCGTCGAAGCCTGCACCCCGGTCGCCATCACCACCCAGCCCATGGGGACGACCATCCCCACGGGCGGGACCGTCACCCTGGGAGTGGCCGCCACCGGGACCGAACCCGTTGATTTCCAGTGGTACCAGGGGAGCAGCGGGGATACCTCCATGCCCATCCAGGACGCCGTCACGGCAGTCCTGACCGTGGGGCCTCTCTCCCAGTCCACGCCGTACTGGGTCAAGCTGACCAACGGTTGCGGCAGCGTCAACAGCGCCACGGCCCTCGTTACGGTACAGCCCTGCCAACCGCCGTCGTTCACCGCCCAGCCCATCGGCCAGAACATTGCCCCCTGGCGGCCCGTTCTCCTCTCGGCCATTGCCGAGGGTACGCAACCGCTTCTCTACCAGTGGTACCTCGGCCCGAGCGGCGACACGCGAAACCCCATCCCCGGCGCCGTCGGCAGCCAGTACAACTCCCCCGTCCTGGGACGCAACACCACGTTCTGGGTCCGCGCCTCCAACCCGTGCGGGTTCATTGACAGCGTGACGGCCGCCGTCACGCTCCAGGCGTGCACCCCGCCGGTGATCACCCGGCAACCCCAGGGTACCACTGTTCTGCCCGGTCAACCCACGACCCTGGCGGTAGTCGCCGATGGCTACGGAACCCTCGCGTACCAGTGGTACCAGGGGACCAGCGGGGACACCTCCGCTCCCATCGCGGGCGCCGATGACGCCTCCTACACCACGCCGGCGATGGCATCGACCACCAACTTCTGGGTGAGCGTGACCAACGACTGCGGAACCGTGTCGAGCAACACGGCCACGGTCGCGGTGAACGCGGGGAAATCCGTCATCAACTCCCAGCCCCAGCCCCAGTCCGTCCAGGCCGGCGAGCGCGCCACCCTTCGCGTCGCCTACTCCGGGGGCCCGCTGAAGAAACTGGATACCTGCCAGTGGTACAACGGGGAAAGCGGCGACACCTCCAACCCGGTCGAAGGGGCCACCGCTCCCGAATACACCACGCCGTCCCTGGATTCCAGCACTTCCTACTGGTGCGAAGTGGACGGTTCCGCCGACAGCCAGACCGCCACGGTCCAGGTCCAGGGGTCCGGCGATTCGACCCTGTACGCGGCCCATATCGCCACGGACTCCAACTGGTGGAGCCGAATCACCCTCGTAAACCTCAGCGACAACGCAACGGACGCCCATATCGACGCCTACCTCGGATGCGGTCTTTCCGCCTACGCCAAGGGTGCGCCCCAGCGGACCATCCTGCCCGGAAACACCTGCGTCATCCGGGCCGAGGACATCCTCCAGCCCGGCAGCGACTACTGGCTGAAGATTCGAAGTTCGAAAAAACTGGCGGGCGTGGTGGAGTTCGGCATGAAGGGAAACCCGACCACGGAGGTGATCCTGCCCCTCATCGACATGGGCTCGAAGAGCATGGTTTATCCGTACGTGGTGTCCGGGGTGGGGAACTGGTACACCGGCGTCACCCTCATCAACACCACCCCGGTGCCGGTGCAGTACGTCGTCTCGGCCTACAAGGAGGACGGCACGCCGCTGGCCGCCGTGGGGCCCCTCTACCTCCCGGCGTCCAGCAAGTTCGTCCGGATGGTGAACACCATCTTCCCGTCCGAGGCCGGGGTCAACCCCTCGGACATCCGCTTCCTTAAGGTGGAGACCACGGCGGAGCAGGATTCCCTGGTCGGCTTCGAACTCTTCGGCATCTTCAGCGCCCAGGGCGGGCTGTCGGGCCTGCCCACCTATGCCATCCCCATCGACCCTGCTTCCCCGTCGTCGACCTCCACGCTTCACTTGGGCGAAATCCCCGACAACAACGAGTGGTACACGGGGATGACCTTCTCCAACCTGGGGCTGGTTCCGGTCACCGCGAACGCGGACCTCCTGGACGACAAGGGGGCCGTCATTACCTCCAACAGCTTCACGGTCGGACCCCAGAGCCAGATGACCCGGGAGGTCTGGAGCCTGTTCGACGGATCCGTTCACGCCGGGGCGTCCCGGGTCCGGGTCACCTCCCCGACCCCCCTCCTCGGGTTCGAGATCAACGCGGCCCGCAACGGCATGGAGAGCCTGGATTTCGACGGCCTGCTCGGCTTGGGCGGAGGCCTCACGAAACAGTCCTTCCCGCTGGTGCGCTGCACGGGCGGATGGACAACCGTGCTCACCCTGAACAACCTGGCCGGCGCCGACAACGCCTACACCCTTCGAATCTTCAATGCCGCGGGGGCCGAGTTGGCGTCCCTCCCCGGCGCCCTGGCCGCCGGCTACCAGGGCAAGCTGGACCTGGCGGCCCTCTTCCCCGCGCAGGCCGCTTCCATCGCGTGGGCGAAGCTGGAGTCGGCCCAACCGATCCTGGCGGGCGCCACCCTGAAGAACACCGCCACCAACCAGGTGGGGAAGTACGTGGGCATCCAGTACCAGTGATCGGAGCGGACGTCCCCCGCCCGGGACCGGCTGCCCCGCGGGAGACCCCGTCGATCGAACGGAGACGCCGGCGGGCCCTCGAGGCCCGCCGGTTGTCTTGCACCCTACTCTCCCTTGGAAACACCCTCCACAGGCCGGAGCCGGGCGAGAGCCCGGTTTCTCTTTGCGCTTCCGGCGTTCGTTGTGGTATTAGACCGGTCTGCGACGACCCTGCCGGATGAGGTGTCATCGGCGCGGGGCGGCAGATCCGGCCGCGGGGTTCGCGCATCGAAAATGGCTGAAGCGTGAAGGAGGCAGGGCCCATGACCGACCCGCGATACGACTGGCTGCTTACCAGTGACCCAGGGACACTCGATGCCCTATTCCGGCGGTTCGTGTCGGACCCGGCTTCGGTCGACCCCGGCTTGCGGCACTTTTTCGAGGGCTTCCAACTGGGCTGCGTCGAGGGTGGCGCCGGGGTCGCCGGGGAGGCAGGGTTCGACCCGGCCGGGGTGGAGCACGAACGGAAGGAGTTCCAGGTCCTGGCGCTGATCCACGAGTACCGGACCCGCGGTCACCTCTTCACCCCGACCAATCCGGTCCGAACCCGGCGCTGTTACACCCCCGATCTGAACAAGACCCGTTTCGGGCTCGACGAAGCCGATCTGGACCATGTCTTCCACGCCGGGCGCGAGGTGGGGCTGGGCCCCGCCACCCTGCGGGACATCCTGTCCCTGATGGAGGAGACCTACTGCACCGCCATCGGGGCGGAGTACATGTTCGTACGGGTCCCGGAGCGCGTCCGGTGGCTCCGGGAACGGATGGAGTCGACCCGTAACCGGCCGGCGTTCACCATCGATCGCAAGCGAGCGATCCTGGACAGTCTCAGCCGCGCCGTGGTGTTCGAGAACTTCCTCCACGCAAAGTTCCCGGGTCAGAAACGCTTCTCGGTCTCCGGGGGCGAGAGCCTCATCCCGGCCCTGGAGGCCCTGGTCAGCCATGGCGCGCAAGTGGGTGTCCGGGAAATCGTGGCCTCCATGGCGCACCGGGGGCGGATCAACGTCCTGGCCAACGTCTTCGGGAAACCATGGCGGGACCTCTTCGAGGAGTTCGAAGGGTGCTCCTGGGAAGACGAGATTTACGCCGGTGACGTCAAGTACCATCTGGGTTGGCACGGCAGCGTGTCTCCCGAACCCGGGCGGGAGATCATCCTCAATCTCGTTCCCAACCCCTCCCATCTCGAGGCGGGCGGGACCGTCGCGCAGGGGTTCGCCCGGGCCCGCATCGAACACTTCCACGGGGGAGACGCGTCTCGGGCGCTCCCGGTCATCGTCCACGGTGACGCCGCCCTGTCCGCCCAGGGGGTGGTCTACGAACTGGTCCAGATGGCCGGCCTGGAGGCGCACCGGACCGGTGGAACGCTGCACCTGGCCGTCAACAACCAGATCGGCTTCACCACGCCCTACCTCGAGGGGCGCACCAGCACCTACTGCACTGACGTGGCGAAAGTGACCCTCTCTCCGGTCTTTCACGTCAACGCCGACGACGTGGAGGCGGTGGTCCTGGCGGTGGAGATGGCCCTGGAGTACCGCCAGGCTTTCCAGTCCGACGTTTTTATCGATCTGCTGGGTTACCGGCGGTATGGCCACAACGAGTCCGACGAACCCCGCTTCACCCAGCCGAAACTCTACCGGGCCATTGCAGAGCACCCCGACCCCATGACCCTCTACCGCCGCAAACTGGCAGCGGAGGGGATCGTGACGGAACACGAGTCCCTGGCCCTTGAGCGGGGCCTGACCGAACGCCTGGCGGCGGAACTGAAGGCGGCCCGGGAGGAGAGCGCGCCCCACTGCCATTACATGAATTTCTGCGATCGTCGCCGCCGCCCTTCCGACCTCGACCTCGTCTCCTCGCCCCCCACCGGCGTGCCGGAGGAAAACCTGTCCGCAGCCGCCCGTGCAGCCTTCCACATCCCGGAGTCCGTGGCGGCTTTCGGCAAGATCCGGAAAATCTACGACGGCCACCTGGAGAACTTTTTCAATCGGAAACGGGTGGACTGGGCCATGGCCGAGTTGCTGGCCTTGGGCACCCTGGCCCTGGATGGGGTCCCGGTCCGCCTCTGCGGGCAGGACAGCGAACGGGGGACCTTCTCCCACCGACACGCCGTTGTCACGGACGAGGTCACCGAAGCGAAGCACGCCCCCCTGCAACATCTGGCGCCGGGGCAGGCACCGGTTTCGGTTTACAACTCGCTGCTGTCGGAGTACGCCGCCCTGGGCTTCGAGTACGGCTACGCCCGGGGTTGTCCGAATGGCCTGACCCTGTGGGAAGCCCAGTTCGGGGACTTCGCCAACGGGGCCCAGATCGTCGTGGACCAGTACCTGGCCGCTGCCGAGGCCAAGTGGAACGAACTCAACGGGGTCGTCCTGCTCCTCCCCCATGGCTACGAGGGACAGGGCCCGGAGCACTCTTCAGCGCGTATCGAGCGGTTTCTCCAACTCTGCACCGGGGGAAACCTGGTGGTGGCCCAGCCCTCCACGCCCGCGAGTTACTTCCATCTCCTCCGACGCCATGCGCGGTGGCCCGTCCGCCCGCCCCTAGTGGTCTTCACGCCTAAAAGCCTCCTGCGCCGGCCGGAGTGCGCCGACACCCCCGCGGACCTCGCCGGCGGGGTGTTCCACCCGCTTCTGGACGACGGCGAGGCCGATCCGGCCGCCATCCGGCAGGTACTGCTCTGTTCGGGGCGCATCTACTACGACCTGGCCGCCCGCCGCCGGGAGCGGGGTGCCCTGGACACCGCCCTGGTCCGCCTGGAGCAACTCCACCCGTTGACCCCGGCGCTGGGGGACCTGCCGGGGCGCTACCCGGCGGCCGTTCGCTGGGCCTGGGTGCAGGACGAGCCGGAGAACATGGGCCCGGCCCTGTTCCTCCGCCTCAAGCTCCCGGGGCTTGCCCCCGCTTTTGCCGGGATCGAGGTCGTCGCGCGCCGGGAGAGTGGCGCCCCCGCCACCGGCTTTCACGACATCCACGACCGGGAGCAGCGGCAGATACTGGAGAAAGCCTTCCGGTAATCAGGCCTTGACAGTCTTACGACAAATCTGTTACGGCCCCCGAACCACGCGACTCGGACCATCATAAATTCTTTAAGGCCAATGCATTCCGAATTCGCGTCAATGGTGCGATTCGGGGGAAATGCCTGTTTGGCGGCCAAGGCGGGGAGTCAGCCTTGCCGCAAGGCGAAGCCGGCCCCCTATCCTCCGGCGGGACGGAGAAAGGAAAGCAACCGAAGCCCGGACGGGGTGTCACGCCCCTCCCAGACGAGCCGGAACCCGTGCCGTTCGTAAAAGGGCCGGTTGGCCGGCTGGGCGGTCTCCACGAAACAGGACACCCACTCCTTGTCCGCCTGCTCCAGCCCGCTCCTGACGAGGGCCGAGCCGACGCCGCACCCCTGCCACGCCGGCGAAACCCCGATCACGAAGAGGTAGCGGTACCGCTCCCCGGCCAGGGAGCGTCGAACTTCGTGAAAATGCTCCCAAAACCGGCCGAGCCGCTCCGAGGCCGCCGGGCCCAGCAGGGTCGGCAACCCGGCCAGGCCCGAGGCGCGGGCCCGTCCCGGGTCGATCTCCGTTTCGCCGGGCCCCAGCCAGACGGCGGCCCCGCGCGGCTCCCCCCCGGTGGTGAAGGCCCCGCCGCAGAGGAGCCCAAGGCGAAGCGCCGCCGCGAATTGTGCCGGGGCCACCCGGCGCCGGGCCTCGGGGTCCGGGAGGGCGTAAACCTCGAGGGGGTCCCCGAGGAAAGCTTCCGCCAGAACCGTCGCGCACGCCGACAGTCGACCCGGTTCCATCGGGACCACGGTCACCCTACTCACATCCACCCTCCAACCGAAGGCTCAGCCGCAGGTCCACCCCGTCGGGGCGGCGGCCGCCTCCCCGGGGTCACTTCTCCAGCTTCAGGCGCAGCCAGTGGTCCGGGACATCGGGTGAAGCGCCCGCCGGAAGCGTCTTGTCGGGTCGCTTGAGGTGGATCAGGAGCGCGACTTCCCGCCCGAGCCGGGCCCGGTCCAACTGGAACTCGAACGCCTCGGGCGCGACGACCGCCTGTTTTCCGTCCTCCCAGGTCACACAAACCGGGTTGGCGGTCCACCAGCAATTCCGCCCCCACACCAGTTCCAACGCGTGAGTCAATGCGTGAGTGTCCTTGATTGCGGCGGGGTGAGTGTCCTCGATCGGCCCGGCTTTCGAAGGGTGGTTGTCCTCCATCGCCCGCTCCCCCAGGGCCGACGAGACGTGGAGCATTGCACGCCCGTCGCGGGTCGTCAGGTAGAGGTCGAGCCCCGTGTGACGGGCGCCCTTGAAGACGACCGCCAGGTAGAGATAGCGGGAGTCCTCTCGAGCCTTCAATTCCACCTCCGGGTCGAGCGGCAGGCCGAGGGCCCCCCGCCATTCGTCCACCCCCACGAAGCCGTTCACCAGGATGGACGGCCCCAACGGGACCACGGGCGACACCCCCGCCGCCAGCAGCAGCAAGCACAGGATCATTCCGCCTCCTTGCCGTGGGATCACGGGCCACGGCGTAGATTAGTGTTGATAAAGCCGCAATAAGTCGAAAACCGAACGGGAGAGTGTCTGTAACGCCTTTGTCTGAACCATCGCCCGGCGGGAGATGGTACGAATTGCGGAGAAGACCGTGTTCTTCGTCATTCAATTCGTCCACGGAGCCGGGGTCAGGCTGACGACGCGGGTGACGCCGGGCGGGCCGGAACTATCGACCCCCCAGGACGGGCTGCCGGTGTCCTCGACGACATAGCCCGGGCGGGAGCGGAACCGGTCCAGGAAGTCGGCCTTCTCCGCGGCCGACCAGTAGTGCGTGGGGATGACGGCCCGCGGCCGGAGGACCTCTACGAGCCCCGCCGCCTCGCCGGGCACCGGTCGGACCCAGCCCACGGGGACCAGCAGGAGGTCCAGCCGGGACGGGAGGCGTTTTTTCAGGGCCGTCCAGCGGGCCGGTGCGTCCGGCGCCGTCAGGTCGCCCTGGAGATCGCCGGAGAGGAACAGCGTCAACCCCTTGTAACGGATCAGGTAGCCGGTGTTGTCGTCCCGGGCGCGCTCGCTCACGGGGATCGCCTGGAGGCGGATCCCCCTCAGCGCAAAATCTTTCCCGTCGATGACGGTGGCGCCCGGGAAGGCCTGCTGGCGGTCGTGGTCGGGGTCGTGGTGGGTGTAGGCCACCAGGTCCGGCTTCAGGTCCCCGAGATCATGGATGGGGCTGGTGAGGCCATAGGCGTTGGACACCCCGTAGTCGACGAGGAGCGTCACGCCGTTGTCGAAGGCGAAGACAAAGGACGCGTGGCCCAGGTAGTGCAAGCGCACCGACGGCGCTCGGCCTGAGCCCTCCCCCGCGAAGACCAAACCGCCGAGGGTGATCCCCGCCAGGAAACAGGCGGCCAGCAACCCCCGTCTTCCCGATGAACCGAAGTGCATCGTAATCGTAGTCATTGGTTCGCCCTCCCGTCCCGCTTCGTTTTCCGTGTCTTGCGGACCGCTTCCCGGATCGCGGCGTGCATGGCCTCGCTCGGTTCGAGGGAGACGAAGGGCTCGATCTCCGCCTTGTTCACGGTCGTACCTCCGGGTGACGGGCCAGGAACGCCCGGGCTTTTTTCCGAGTGGAAACCCGGGGATTGTCCAGTTGCCGTTTTACGAAGTCGATAACGGTTTCCCGGCTCTCGACGGCAACAAGGATTTCGTCGAAGGCATCGATGACCTGGCCCAGGGCCACGTTCCTGCACTCGGGTGTCTTGTAGGCGGCACCCTCGACCTTCAGGAACTCCCGGGCGATCCGCCCCGCGAGGTGCGGCTTCGCCTTTGCCACGGCGGCGGCGCCCTGGATCGTGTTGGCGGCGGTGATGAGTTCCGGGCCGGGAATCGGGGCCAGGTAAGCCTCGAGCAGGCCCTCGAAACGGTTCTCCGTGTCGGCGCCCGCCAGGTTGCCCAGGATGCGAATGGCCTCCCACCGCAGGATCTTGTTACGGCCCGACAGCAGCGCGGCGAATCGGTCGAAGGCCGGGTAGAGGACCGCCGGGTTCGTCTGGCTGACGGCGTGGAGCACTTTGGCGCAACCGTACTTTACCCGCGGCTCGCGGGAATCGAGGCCCTCCAGCAACAGAACGAGCGCCCCGGGCTCTCCCGTGGCCCGCACCGCAAGGGCCTTGGGGTCGGCACCTTTCCTCCCGGCATCGTCGAGCAGATGGCATTCAGACATAAGCACTCCTCGTGATAGACATGATCTGTCAACTCGTTAATCCACCGATCGACCTCAGCCGTCCGCTTTCCTCGTCCCCCGGCACTCGGGATACGCCCGGCAGCCCCAGAACCGTGACCCCGCGCGCGGGCCCTGGCGGGCGGTTCGCAGGACCATTTCCTTGCCGCAGAGCGGACAGGATGGCGGCGAAGAGCTGGCAGAATCGGTCGGATCGGTCGGATCCGACCGATCGGTCCGATCGTGTGTGCTTTCGCCTTTCCGATAGGCGATTCTCGCCGCCGCCAGGCGTTCGCTGTATCCGCCCTCCTCGATGAAACCCCGCTCCAGTCCGGCGATCTGGTGGTCGAGCAGGTAATTGGCCTGGTGGATCAGGCAGATGACGGCATTGGCCACCACCGCCGGGTCCTCATGGGCGAGCCAGCGCGTGTAGGGGCCGAAGCGATCGGTCGGATCGGTCGGATCCGACCGATCGGTCCGATGCTGTTTCCCGACCTCTCTCACTTGCCGGGCACCGGGCGCATCCTTGGCCCACTGGGGCAAACCGCGTTGGCGCAGGAAGTCTTCGTAATCGAGCAGAAGCTCGTCGAGGCTGGCCCGGGCGACGTTGACGAGGCGCAACTCGGTCTGGGAAGAGGTCGCGGAGGCCCGGCTCCCCTCGGCGATGTTCTGGCGCCCGCTGCGTGCCGCCTGGACCATCTGGTCCACGGTGCGCGACCGCTTGTCGAGAAAGCGCTCGCAGAAAGCCACGGTAGCATCGTAGATAACGGTAGCCGTCTGGAAAGAGCGCAGTTCACGGTAGCCGCCACTTGGCCGGACCCGCTCCTGCTTGCCTGACGGGTGAGGTTTGCCGCTTCTGACAGGTCTGTCGGGCAAAGGCACTGAATCAGATCGGTCGGATCGGTCGGATCCGACCGATCGGTCCGATTCTTCGGGCGCTACGAACCAGTCTTCCGGGGTTTCCCGCCTTTCTCTCATCTCTCCCTCCCGGTTTCCCGGGCCGAATTCAGACATCGCCCGGGTCTCTCCCCTCAAGCCCTCACTTCCGGATCTGCAGGAACTCCACCGGGGCGCCGTCGCAGACGATGAAGGCCACCGTCACGCCCTCCGAGGGGCTGTTGGGGGCGATGATCACCTCCTGCCCGGCGAGGGCGGCCTCCAGGTCGTCCACCTCGAAGGCCAGGTGGGGGACCGTTTTGACCAGTTCCGGGAGACCGCAGTGCGGCTCGTAGCGCATCCACTGGATCCCGAACGGGTTCCGCTCGTGGTCGGTGCAGAAGACCCCGTAGCGCTCCAGGTGCGTCTCCCCTTCCTGCGGGGTCTGCGTGGGTATCCCGATGTGGTGGTATTTTCGCAAGGGGCCCTCCTGTCCCGCGTTTCGATCTCACCTGGCCGACAGCCCGCGGACGCCCCTCTACCGCCGGCATCTGCTGCCGTGTAACCCGAATGATACGATCCTATCTTATAGCCCGCCGGGCAGACTGTCAACCGACGACCCGGCCGCCTGTCGCAATCGCCGGAACGGAGCCGCGACCGTAAGGGAGCGGGAAGACACTGGAAAGGCGTTCCGCTTGCGTACGCGCGTGACTCTGGTTGCGCGTGTCGAGGGGGACTTCCCTCGTGGCGCGTGGGGAGGAGGCCGGTGCCAGGGTGCAGGCCTGCCCCTCGCCGACGCTTGGGGTGCCAGGGAAGGTTGCGGGATGCACACGGGTGTTGACGGCCCGGCGCGGCCGTGATGAAATGGACGAGGAGCCTCGTTCCTGTGGTTGGTGGGATTCGTGGTTTGATTTCGGGGCCGGGAGTGAGCGATGGAGTCGATCCGGGACCGGCTGAAGCGGATGACGCGGGACCGGCAGGGCGCCGCCGGGGAGGCGAAACCCGTCCGGCCGCCCGAAACGCCCGCCTTCACCGTCGAACTACGCACCGCGCGCTTCCCCCTCGACACGGTCCACGGCCACACGCCCCTCGCCGGGCTCTGGCCCCCCCGCCCAAACCTCTACCGCCTGGCCAGCCTCCCGGTGCCGCCGCCGGACGCGTCCCCGCCCGAGATCCTATTCCTGGACACCGAGACCACGGGCCTGGCGGGCGGCACCGGCACCCTGGCCTTCCTGGCGGGGACGGCCCGACTCGACCCGGCCCGCGGCGACCTGGTGGTGGAGCAGTACTTCCTCCCGGACCCCTCCGCCGAGCCCGCCTTCCTGGCGCCGCTGGCGGAGGCCCTGGGGCGGGCGGGCCTCCTGGCGTGCTTCAACGGGAAGTCCTACGACCTGCCCCTCCTCAACACCCGCTTCATCCTCAACGGTTTCCCCCCCGTCTCCCCGGACCTGCCCGTGGCGGACCTCCTCCACCCCGCCCGCCGGCGGTGGAAGGGCGACATCGGCGCCTGCGACCAGCGCTCGGTGGAGCGCCACGCGTTGGGTGTCCACCGCCGGGGGGACATCCCGGGCGAGTTGATCCCGGACCTCTACTTCCGCTACCTCCGCGACCGCGACCGGGGGCCCCTCGAGGAGGTTTTCCGCCACAACCTCCTGGACATGCTGGGGATGGCGGCGCTCTTCGCCCGGCTCAACACCCTCGTCCCCGAGGCGGAGCCCGCCCGCGACCCCGCGGACTGGGCCTGCCTGCTGGGCACCCTGGACGCCCGGGGCCGGCTGGCGGAGTTCGAGGAGATCTTCGCCCTCCAGTCAGACGCCCTCCTGGAGGCGGGTCGGCGGCACCTCCCCGCGGGGCGCGTGCTGGCGAGGCTGCTCAAGCGGGTCGGGCGGCGGGAGGAGGCCTGGCGGCTCTACCTCCACCTGGGGACGGCGCGCCCCCGGGACGTCCCCGAGAGCTTCGCCGAGGTCCTCAAGTACGAGGAACACATCCTGCGGGACTTTGCCCTGGCCCTGCGGCACTGCGACGAATTCGAGGCGGTCCTCCTGCGCGTCCCGGGCGTCACGGAAATCGTCCTCGACCTCCGACGCCGCCGGGAACGGTTGCGGAAGAAGGAAGCGCAAAAAGCGCAGAAGGCGCAGCCGGAATCGCCGGAGAACGGTCACCGGTGCGTGACCGGCAGCCCCGCGCCGGAAGAGTGAAACCGCGGAGAGCGCGGAGGAGCGCGGAGAACACCCGCGGAACGAGAAAAGAGCGGCAGCGTGCCCTGGGTTCCGGGGATCGGGAGAGGGGAAAGGGGATTGGGAGGGGAGAAAAGGGGCCCCGTTCACGCGAAATTCCGGGCAACCCTTTCGTCCTTTGTCCCTTGGGTCGTTTTGGCCCCTTGGGTCCTTTCCGCTGATTTGTGCGGCGAGCACCCCGGCCCGGGTGATGAATGGCGTTGCTTTTACAATCGCCACCGGCTTGCGGGAACGATACCGATTGCGACGGCGATACCGATTCCGATTGCGATACCGATTCCGATGAGGGTGAGAAACCGGGAGAGGAGGGACGAGATGAGAGCCATGCGAATGCACCGGGTCGTCGACCTGGGGACCTGCGCCGAGCCCCTGTCCCTCGACGAGGTCCCTCGCCCCGTGCCGGGGCCGGGGGAGGTTCTCCTGCGCGTGGGCGCCTGCGGCGTGTGCCACACCGAGCTGGACGAGATCGAGGGGCGCACGCCCCCGCCCCGCCTGCCCGTCACCCCCGGCCACCAGGTGGCGGGGGTGGTGGAGGCCCTCGGCCCCGGGGCGGCGAGGTTCAAGGCCGGCGACCGGGGGGGCGTGGCGTGGATCCACTCGGCCTGCGGGGACTGCGACTTCTGCCGGGAGGGCCGGGAGAACCTCTGCGCGGGCTTCCGCGCCACCGGCCGAGACGCGGACGGCGGCTACGCCGAGTACATGACGGTCCCCGAGGCGTACGCCGTGCGCCTGCCCGACGGCTTTACCGACCTCGAGGCCGCCCCGCTCCTGTGCGCCGGGGCCGTGGGCTACCGCTCCCTGCGCCTCGCCAAGCTGTGCGACGGGCAGGTGCTGGGGCTCGTCGGCTTCGGCGCCTCGGCCCACCTGGTGATCCAGGCCGCCCGGCACCAATACCCGAATTCCCCGGTTTACGTCTTCGCCCGGTCGGAGGCCGAGCGGGCCTTCGCCCTCGCCCTGGGCGCCGGCTGGGCGGGGGACATCGCGGACGACCCACCGTCGAAACTCCACGCCGCCATCGACACCACCCCGGCGTGGACGCCGGTGGTGGAGGCCCTCCGGCACCTGGAGCGCGGTGGACGGCTCGTGATCAACGCCATCCGCAAGGAGGCGGCCGACCTGGGCGCCCTGCTGAGCCTGGACTACGCGAGCCACCTCTGGCTGGAGAAGTCGGTGAAGAGCGTGGCGAACGTCACCCGCGCCGACGCCGAGGACTTCCTGGCCCTGGCCGCCGCCATCCCCATCCGGACCGAGGTGCAGGCCTTTCCCCTGGAGGATGCCAACAGGGCCCTCCTCGAGATCAAGCAGCGCCGGATCCGCGGCGCCAAGGTCCTGCAGCTCTGACGTTCGTACGCGCGGTCCCCGCGCGGACCCAGATGGTGAGTATTATTTTCGCCCGACGCAAGTGGGATGATGCAAGATGAAGCTCACCCCCGGCCATTCTCTGGCCGGCCGGGGCCTTGATGGACCGTCAACCTCCCCGGGAACTTCCGATTCGAGCCGTCCCGGCCTCTCGCAACGTCGCCAAGCCGCCAAGCCTCGCAAAGAAACTGTGAAGGCCTCTGGGGGTTCTTCACGAGGCTGGGATGTTGAAAGTGCCAGGCGAAGAAGGATTCTGATACCACCGTGGGAGAGAACGATTCACGAGCCTTGCGTCAATGCGAGGGTGACGTATCCCGAAGAGATACAGGAAATCAGCCGGCGGGTGCCCCGCCAGAGGCGGCGCTCCCGCCGGGAGGGGACGGTTTTGGGTGTTCCGCGCCCCGGAGGCGGCGCAGCTGCCTGCGAATTCATCCGGAATGGTGTTCAGAGTTCCGTTCAGGAGATCCACGTCTTCCGGAAGGTAAGGAGATACCACTTCCCCCCGCGCTTTCCCGCCAGGACGGCGTAGCTGACGCCGAAGAGGGGGCCGTTCCACCCGGGCCAGTCGAACCCTGACGCGTCATCCACGAAGGCCAACGTGCGGCCCGCCGGAAGCGAGCCGGGATTCAGGGTTCTGTGCCGTCCGGCAGCCGGACCACCTCCTGCTCCGTGATAAAAAATTCCCATTCCGGGCCTGCGTCCGGCGCGAAGGCCCGGA carries:
- a CDS encoding 2-oxoglutarate dehydrogenase E1 component; translated protein: MTDPRYDWLLTSDPGTLDALFRRFVSDPASVDPGLRHFFEGFQLGCVEGGAGVAGEAGFDPAGVEHERKEFQVLALIHEYRTRGHLFTPTNPVRTRRCYTPDLNKTRFGLDEADLDHVFHAGREVGLGPATLRDILSLMEETYCTAIGAEYMFVRVPERVRWLRERMESTRNRPAFTIDRKRAILDSLSRAVVFENFLHAKFPGQKRFSVSGGESLIPALEALVSHGAQVGVREIVASMAHRGRINVLANVFGKPWRDLFEEFEGCSWEDEIYAGDVKYHLGWHGSVSPEPGREIILNLVPNPSHLEAGGTVAQGFARARIEHFHGGDASRALPVIVHGDAALSAQGVVYELVQMAGLEAHRTGGTLHLAVNNQIGFTTPYLEGRTSTYCTDVAKVTLSPVFHVNADDVEAVVLAVEMALEYRQAFQSDVFIDLLGYRRYGHNESDEPRFTQPKLYRAIAEHPDPMTLYRRKLAAEGIVTEHESLALERGLTERLAAELKAAREESAPHCHYMNFCDRRRRPSDLDLVSSPPTGVPEENLSAAARAAFHIPESVAAFGKIRKIYDGHLENFFNRKRVDWAMAELLALGTLALDGVPVRLCGQDSERGTFSHRHAVVTDEVTEAKHAPLQHLAPGQAPVSVYNSLLSEYAALGFEYGYARGCPNGLTLWEAQFGDFANGAQIVVDQYLAAAEAKWNELNGVVLLLPHGYEGQGPEHSSARIERFLQLCTGGNLVVAQPSTPASYFHLLRRHARWPVRPPLVVFTPKSLLRRPECADTPADLAGGVFHPLLDDGEADPAAIRQVLLCSGRIYYDLAARRRERGALDTALVRLEQLHPLTPALGDLPGRYPAAVRWAWVQDEPENMGPALFLRLKLPGLAPAFAGIEVVARRESGAPATGFHDIHDREQRQILEKAFR
- a CDS encoding GNAT family N-acetyltransferase, whose protein sequence is MEPGRLSACATVLAEAFLGDPLEVYALPDPEARRRVAPAQFAAALRLGLLCGGAFTTGGEPRGAAVWLGPGETEIDPGRARASGLAGLPTLLGPAASERLGRFWEHFHEVRRSLAGERYRYLFVIGVSPAWQGCGVGSALVRSGLEQADKEWVSCFVETAQPANRPFYERHGFRLVWEGRDTPSGLRLLSFLRPAGG
- a CDS encoding MBL fold metallo-hydrolase, producing MTTITMHFGSSGRRGLLAACFLAGITLGGLVFAGEGSGRAPSVRLHYLGHASFVFAFDNGVTLLVDYGVSNAYGLTSPIHDLGDLKPDLVAYTHHDPDHDRQQAFPGATVIDGKDFALRGIRLQAIPVSERARDDNTGYLIRYKGLTLFLSGDLQGDLTAPDAPARWTALKKRLPSRLDLLLVPVGWVRPVPGEAAGLVEVLRPRAVIPTHYWSAAEKADFLDRFRSRPGYVVEDTGSPSWGVDSSGPPGVTRVVSLTPAPWTN
- a CDS encoding four helix bundle suffix domain-containing protein; translation: MRERRETPEDWFVAPEESDRSVGSDRSDRSDSVPLPDRPVRSGKPHPSGKQERVRPSGGYRELRSFQTATVIYDATVAFCERFLDKRSRTVDQMVQAARSGRQNIAEGSRASATSSQTELRLVNVARASLDELLLDYEDFLRQRGLPQWAKDAPGARQVREVGKQHRTDRSDPTDPTDRFGPYTRWLAHEDPAVVANAVICLIHQANYLLDHQIAGLERGFIEEGGYSERLAAARIAYRKGESTHDRTDRSDPTDPTDSASSSPPSCPLCGKEMVLRTARQGPRAGSRFWGCRAYPECRGTRKADG